Part of the Rhizobium brockwellii genome is shown below.
GATCGACTTGAAGTGGTCGACATCCAGCATCGCGATGGAATATGGACGCTTCTCAGACGTCAGTTCCTTAAAGCGGCTGTCGAGATATTTGCGGTTATAGAGCCCGGTCAGTGCGTCCAGATAGACGGCATTGGCAAGGATATCGGTTTGCTCCTGCAGCTTCTGATAGGAGGCCTCCAGCGTTTCTGCGCGCTTCGACTCCGTTTCGGCAACTTCCTTGAACCGTTTGGTTTCATAGTAGATTTCGGCGAGACGTGCGCGTCGCTGTGTATTCTCGGCGCTATTGCGCAAATAGGCTTGGTGGTACTTCTTATGTGTCTCCAGCGCCGGATCGAACTGCCCCAGCCCTTCATAGGCCTGCGACAGGTAAAGATAGATCTGGACATAGGAATCGAAACTGCCGCCGGCGTCGATCAGCTCCACCGCCTCGAGCAGCGGCGACAGGGCTTCGGTGAATTTTCCGGAATTGTTGTAGATCTGGCCCAAAGTGTAGAGATATTGCTGCCTGTCCCTGACATAGCTGTTCTCTTGAAACAGCTGATAGCGGGCCATGCACTGGAGCGCCTTCTCATGCTCGCCCAGGTGGCTGTAGAACTCGGCTTGGTTGCCGAGACAGAGGCGAGCGGCCCAGCTGTCGCCGATCTCGATTGCGATGTCGAGCGCCTGTTCGGTCAGTTCCAGCGCTCTGAACAGCATCTGGTGTTCTTGCTCCGGCTGGCCGAGCGCCCGCGCGATATATCCACCTTCCGAATGAGCGCCGCCGAGATTGATGAGCCACCAGCATTCATAGTTCTTATTGCCAATCGATCTGGCGAGTTCGACAGACCTCTCGCTCATCAAGATGGCCCGGTCGGGCTGTTTGTTGCACCAGAAGATAATTCCTATGACGTTGGTGGCTAGGCTTTGTGCTTTCGGGTCCGCGGCCTTGTCGGCCAGATCCAATGCGCGGGTAGCTTCTTCGATTGCTTCCTCCGGCAAACCCAGTTCCAAGAGCAGCCATCCGAAATATGCCCGGGCACAGGCTTCCTGTTTGCGCTCCCCGGTCAATTTCCAGAAGTCTACCGCTCGGCGGACATGCGTCAGTCCAAGTTCGGCCTTGCCGATCTGAAAACAATACCAAGCAATGTCGGTGTCGCATTGCGCGGCGAGCCGATCGTCGCCCCGCGCCTTGGCATCCGCAAGAATTTCGCCGGCCAGTGTGAGTGCCTCAACCGATCGGCCCGAACACCCAAGATGCCACGCTTCCTGCAAGCTGGAATTTGCTTGTTGCGCAATTGCTTTAGTATCAACAACTTGCATATCGGACACCAACATTTGTCTGCTGGTTATGGATAGCATCAGAAGTTTAAAATGATGGAAACTGCAAAAAACAGGCGACAAACCTAGAAACAGGGTCTCGGAAGCCTCTCACACCTTTCGGCATCATGCTCCAATGACCGCTGGTTACTCCGCCATGCGGCGGCGCCAGGCGCGTTCGGTGGCCGGTGCCTCGTCGGTGGTGATCTGATCCGGCTTCAGGGCCATCAGCGTCGAAAAACCTCGCCATTCCTCCTCGCTGAAACCGGCCTCCGGATCCTTCAGGGTGAAGGTCCAGGCATCGACGCGTTTGCCTTCGTCCTGGCAGAGCGCGATCATGTCGAGGCTTTCATTGGCGGCATCCAGGATCAGCGGCCAGTGGAGATAGATCGTGTCCGGTTCGGTCGGGCCGCGCAGGTCGGCACGCAATTCCGCCTCGACAGCCTTCCAGCCGCTGGCCTTCCTGATGTCGTAGAGCTTGTCCGTCGGATCGATGCCGCGCAAGAGATGGGGAAGCTTCTCCTTGACCGCGACGATGAGGTCGAGGCTGCCGCCGCTGACGATCACCGAGGCGGCGATATCCTGGAAATGCGCGGCCAAATGCGCGATGCCCCTGGCACCGATCGCTTCAAAGTCATCCTTCATGTCGAATTGCAGCAATGCGGTTGCATGCGTCGATTGCATCATGGCGGCGAGATCCTCGCTGAAGATCAGCGGCCGGTCGCCCTCCTGCATCCTGATATCGCTGAGATCGCCGATGCTCTTTTCGGCAACCGGCCCATGCCCTGTCGTCTCGCCTTCGAGATCCTCGTCGTGCAGCACAACGAAACCGCCGTCGCCGCGTACGCGCAGATCGAGCTCCATCGAAGCGCCTGCTGCAAAACCCTCCGCCATCACCTCGGCTGAGAACAAGGGATCGGCAAACCGCTTGCGCAACCGATGCCATTTCAGGCGGGTGCGATGCCCCTCATGCGAAATCTCCAGGCCCTGCGCATCCAGCAATCTCGTCATCTGCACCAATTCTCCGCGATCTCTCTCTCCTGCCTTGACGAGCCGTGATTATCAAGGGCCGGATACGGCTTTCATCGGGGTGCCGGGAAGTTTTCGTCAGGCCGGGCTTAAGTCGGGCTGGCGGCCGCCTTGTGGTCGCCGACATGCCTTCCCGGCTCTGAGAGCATCCTATCAGCGGCTATAGGCCGCCGACATCACCTCCGAAGCGGCTGCGATATCCGCGGCATGGCCGGCCTGCCTAAGGGCCGAGCCATACGCCACGACATTCGAGAGTACCGCCTGAAATGCGGCGCGCGGACCAGTATGGTTCAGGCGCAGGAGACGGGCCGGCGCGGTTCCGACGCCTTCGCTCAGCTCGACCCCGAGCTGTCCGGCGGCTGCGATCAGCGCGGCAGGCGCGAGCGCCTCCGGCACCGGCACCGCCGTCACCAGGTTCGACGCCTTTGCAGTCGGCACCCAGGCCGGGGCACCGAGCGCGGAAAGCCCCGCCCGTGTCGCCGATGCCGCCAGCGCATGGCGGGCGACGACATTCTCCAGGCCTTCGGCCTCGACGCGGTCGAGCGCCGTTTCCAGCGCGAAGAATTCCAGCGACGCCGGCGTTCCCGGCAGGCCGCGCCGGCCGCTATCGACCCAGGTCTTCAGATCGGCCAACGACAAGATCGAATCGCGCGGTGCACCATCTCTGAGAATGAGCTCCCAGGCGCGGTGGCTGACCGATAGCGCGGACACGCCGGCCGGCCCGCCGAGCGCCTTCTGCGGACCGATTACGGCGATGTCGATGCCGAGATCGTCGACATCGAGCCGGTGGCCACCGATCGAGGCGACCGCGTCGACGATGGTGACGACGCCGCGAGCCCGGGCAAGCGCCAAGATCTCGGGCAGGGGGTTGAGAATGCCGCTTGCGGATTCCGCGTGCACCAGAGCGAGCACATCGATCTTCGGACCCGTCTGGAGCGCTTCGGCGACTGCTTCGATCTCGATCGGCAGGCTCGGTTCGGCGACGATATCGGCGACCGCCGCGCCACCCCGCCGCAGCCATTGCCCGAACCAGCCGCCGTAGGAGCTGGTGATGATGTTGAGTGCCGTCAGGCCGGGGCGCGCAAGGCTGACCGCCGCCGCCTCCAGCGCCACCACCGCTTCTGCCTGCACGAGCAATATGTCGTTGCGGCTGCGCAAGATACCGCCGATCCTGTCGGCAAGGACGGCGTAGCGCTCCGCGGGATAAGAGGGCACGCCATGCAGGGGATTCCAACCAAGATCGGGCATGGATACTTCCTTCAGCAGGGATCGGTCACGAGATGGGGGACGGCGGCAACGAGCGCACGGGCAGCCTCCGATTGCGGCGCGGCAACGACCGCCGCTGCCGGGCCGGTCTCGACGATCCGCCCACCATCCATGACGGCAATGCGGTGGGAGACGGCCCGAACCACGGCAAGATCGTGCGAAATGAACAGGCAGGCAATGCCCTGTTCTTTCTGCAGACCGACCAGAAGCTCCAGGATCCTGCCGCGCACGGTGACGTCGAGGGCGGACACCGCCTCGTCGAGCACCAGCAGCGACGGCCGCGTCGCAATCGCCCGCGCGATCGCCACGCGCTGGCGCTGGCCGCCGGAGAGCGAACGCACGGGACGGGCAGCATGATCGGCGGTGAGGCCGACTCGCTCCAGCAGCGTGGCAATCTCGCCGGGGCGGCGGTCCTTGCCGGCAATGCCGTGGATGCGCAGCGGATCGTCGAGCACGGCACCAACGGTCGCCAGCGGATTGAAGGCGGCGAGGGGATCTTGAAACACCATCTGCATGCGCGCCCGCTTGCGGCGCAAAGATGCGCCGTTCAGCGCAAGCCAGTCTGCCCCCTCGAAACGGATCGACCCGGTATCGCAAGCGAGAAGCCGCAGCAGGATGCGCGACAGCGTCGATTTTCCACTGCCGGAGGCGCCGACGAGGCCGAGCGTTTCTCCGGCCGAGATGGTCAGCGACACATTGTCGAGGGCAGCGACCCGGCGGATCGAAGAGGAAAACCCTTTCGACAGGTTTTCGACGGAGAGCAACGTATCGTTCATGGCAGCACCTCCGCGATCAGCGGCGGTGTCGCGAGATCGCGATGACTGGCGATGAGGGCGGCGGTATAGTCGCTTTTTGACGCTGAAAGCACCGAACGGACGGGGCCTGCCTCGACCAGCCTCGCATTGCGGAAAACGGCGATGCGATCGACAAAGCCGGAGGCAAGCGCGATGTCGTGGGTGATGAAGAGCAGCGTCATGCCGTCTTCGCGTACGAGCCCGTCGAGCAGGCGGACGATCTCGGACTGAACGACGACGTCAAGCGCGCTGGTCGCCTCGTCGGCAATCAGCAGCGCAGGCCTCGCGGCGATGGCCGCGGCAATCGCCACGCGCTGGCGCTGGCCGCCGGAAAGCTGATGCGGAAAGGCCCGCATTGCCTTGTCAGGTTGCGGTATTCGTACCCGCTCGAGCAATTCCCAAGCCCTGATATAGGCCTGCTTCCAACTGAGGCCGAGATGGCGCCTTGCGCCTTCGGCAACCTGCTCGCCGATCGTCAGGACGGGATTGAGGCTAGAGCCTGGATCCTGGAAAACCAAGCCGAAATCGCGGCCTGGGCGGGGCGGATGACCAAGTCCGGACCAGAGCATCTCGCCGCCGACCTTCGCTCCCTCCGGCAGCAGGCCGGCAAGCGCGCGGGCGAGCGTACTCTTGCCGGAGCCGCTTTCGCCGATGATCGCCAGCCTTTCGCCGGCGACGATATCGAGATCGACGCCGTCGAGTGCGGCCGCACCATTCCTGTCGCGCCCATAGGTGACCGAAAGCTTTCGCAGGCTGCAGAAAATGCCGCTCATGCTGCTCATGCCGCCCCCACGTCATCATCGCCAAGCGCCTTGCCGAGACCCTCGCTGAAGAGATGGACGCCGAGAACGGTCACGGCGAGGGCAGCGCCCGGTATGACCGACAGATAGGATGCCGAACGCAGCACGCTGCGGCCCTCGGCGATCATCGAACCCCAGGTGGCGATATTGGGATTGCCGAGGCCAAGGAAGGACAGCGCCGCCTCGGTCAGGATCGCGCCGGCGACGATGGTGGCAGAAAGCGCCAGCACCGGCGGCAACGCGTTCGGCAGGATCTCCCGGAAGGCGATCTCGGCCGGATGCATGCCGATTACCCTTGCCGAGGCGACGTAATCCTGCTCGCGGATTGCAAGCACCTGCGCCCTCGTCAGCCGCGCCGGATCGGCCCAGGTGCCGAGTGCGATGGCAAGGACGACGATGGGCGTCGACACTCCGATGGTGCTGACGAAAGCAAGAGCGAGCAGGAAAGCCGGTACGATCTGGAAAGCGTCGACCACCCGCATCAGCGCCTCGTCAATGAGCCCGCCGGCAAAACCGGCCGCCAGGCCGACGCAGAGCCCCAGCACCATGGCCGAAAACGCTGCCGCCAGGCCGACGGCAAGCGAGGTTCGCGCGCCGTAGAGCAGCCCCGCCAGGACATCGCGGCCGAGACGGTCGGTGCCGAACGGAAAAGCCGGATCGGCGAATGGCGTAAGCAATGCGCGGCCGGCAATTTTCAGCGGATCGCCCGGTGAAATGACGGGAGCGAGCAGCCCGGCCAAAAGCAGGACGAAAAGGATCGCAAGTCCGGCCGCACCTTCCGGCGTGCGAAGCAGGCGCCGCAGCCAGCTCATACGCCGCCCTCCGAAGCGCCGATGCGCGGATCGAGCGCTGCATAAACGAGATCGACGAGGAAATTGACCGAAATGACAAGGATGGCGCTGGTGACGACGATGCCCATTAACAGCGGCGCGTCGCGGCCGTTGACCGCCTCCTGCGCCAGCCGCCCGAAACCCGGGATCGCAAAGACGCTCTCGATCACTACGCTGCCGCCGAGCATGGCCGCCGATTGCAGCCCGAGCATGGTGACGAGCGGTAGCAGCGCATTGCGCGCCACGTGACGCAGCACGATCCGGCTGCGCGACAGCCCCTTGGCACGGGCGAAGAGCACGAAATCCAGCCTCCACGCCTCGGCCATGCCGCTGCGCATCACCCGCAGGAACAGGGCGAGATAGATCAGGGCGAGCGCGCCGACCGGCAGAACCAGATGATCTGATATGTCGAGCGCACGCGAAAAACCCGTCTTGCCGGAAGCGATCGTCTCAATGCCGGCGATCGGAAACCAGCGCAGCTTCACCGAGAAAGCGATGCTCAGGACCAGGCCGAGCCAGAAACTCGGAATGGCATAGACGATCAGCGAGCCGATCGACAGCAATCGGTCGCGAAAACTTCCCGGCCGCGCCCCAGCAAGGATGCCGAACGCCGAGCCGAGACCGAAGGAAAGCGCCGTCGCGCTGCCCATCAGGAGCAGCGTATTGGGCAGGCGTTCGGCAATGAGTGCACCGACCGGCCGGCCGAAGGCGACCGACCAGCCGAGATCAAGCCGCGCCAGCGAAGAAAGATAGAGCCAGAGGCGCGCGAACATCGATTGGTCGAGGCCGTAGCTTTCACGCAGCGACTGCCTAAGTGCGGCATCGCCGCCGCCGATCGAACCGAGATAGGCGTCGACGGCATCGCCCGAGGCGGATTCGAGCAGGAAAAAGGTGAAGATCACCACGATCAGCAGCACTGGAATGCTGCTGATCGCCCTGCGCCTCAGGAGGATGATTGCACGTCTCACGCCGGACAGGGCCTCCGAAAGAGAATTGCTGCCGATTCTATCACGATTGCAGCGCGGTATCGCCCCAGTTCGAGACAGCCCAGCGCGGGTTGTTCGAGACGTTGAGCACGGTGTCGCGCGCAACAGTGATGAAGCCCCATTCCGCAACGTTGATCAGCGGCAGATCGGCGACGACCAACTGCTGGAACTTGCGGTAGAGATCGGTGCGCGCCGCCGTGTCGATGGTTTCGGATGCCTGCAGGATGATCTTGTCGAGTTCCGGATTGACGTAGCCACCCTGGTTGGAGAAGGGCACGCTGGCTGGCGTCCCGGACTGGACGAGAATGGTGGTGGATATCGCCGGATCACCGCGGAAGACCGGCGGGCCGACGGCGAGATCGAAGTCGTGATCTGTATAAACAGCTTTCTGGTGCGCGGCCGCATCGGCGTTGACGATCTCGGCATTGATGCCGATCACGGCCAGCGCCTGGCGAAGGTAATCGCCGAACTGGCGGGTTTCGTTGAAATAGGGCGCGGGGCGAAGCTTCAGCGTGAATCGGTTGCCGTCTGCCCCTTGCTTGTATCCTGCCTTGTCGAGGATGTCGTTGGCGGCGGCGGGGTTGAAATCATACGCCGCGACATCCGGCGTGTAGAACTGCGGCGCATTCTTCGGCACGGGACCGGTGGAGGCGGCGGCGTAACCGAGAAAGATCGTGTCGACCACGAATTTCTTGTCGATCGCCTGGGCGATCGCCTGGCGCACCCTGAGATCGGCCAGCTCCTTGCGGCGGTGATTGATTTCGACGACGAGTTGATAGGTCAGTGCCTCATAGCCCTTCGAAATCACCTTGATGCCGGCGACCTTCGAGATGCGGTCGAGATCGGCGAGCGGCACAGCCGAGAAGGCGGCAAGCTGAATTTCCTCGGCTTCGAGCGCCGAGCCCGCTGCTTCGCGATCGGGCAGCACGCGGAAGACGATCTCGTCGAGTTTCGGCTGCTCCTTGTCCCAGTAATTCTCGTTGCGCGTCAGCCGGTAATATTCGCCGGGCTTGTGTTCGGCGAACTTGAACGGACCGGTGCCGGTCAGCGTGTTGTTGGCCGGGCTGGTGGTGATATCGGTACCGTCGAAAATGTGCTTGGCGACGACGCTGGTGACAACAGGCAGGGCGTTGCGGATCAGCTGGAACGGCGTCGGCTTGGAGAAGCGGAAGATGGCGGTGTAATCGTCAGGCGTATCGACGGCTTCGAGATTGGCGAAGACCAGGCGGCCAAGATTCTGCAGCGGCTTCCAGACGTTGAGCGCCGAGAAGGCGACATCGACCGAGGTAAACGGCTTGCCGTCGTGCCAGGTGACGCCATCGCGCAGTTTGAAGGTGACGGAGAGGCCGTCATCCGAGCCCTCCCAGGAGGTGGCAAGGCGCGGCGCAAGCCCGTCCTTGCCGTCGAACGACGCTTCGGCCAGCGGCTCGATCACCTTGCTTGCGACGAAGAAGACGCCGTTCGAGGCGACGATCGCAGGATTGAGGTTCTTCGGCTCGGAATCGGCCGCAACGATCAGCCGGCCGCCGGCGGGAGCAGCTTGCGCAAGCGCCTGCCGGGCGAGCGCCGTAGAAGCAAGCAGCAGGGCTGTGCCCTTCATCAGCGTGCGCCGCGAGATAGATGATACGGTCATGACCCCTCCTGATCGGTGAAATTCGGGTGCCCATATTCAGGGCGAAATGCAAATTGTCATAGAGGTTAGATTCGAATGGTTGGACTGGGCGAGATATTTTTTTGTCACCCAGCCATTATTCGCTCAGCCGTTGGCCGCGACACGTGCCGGCTCGCCGAAGAGATTGCGATAAGCGGCACCGGGATGCGGCGCGACGAGCCGCGGCCCCGCTCCCCCAAGTTTTTCCCGCAGCGTTCCCTTGGCGTAGTCGGTCTTGTAGACGCCGCGCTTCTGCAGTTCCGGCACCAGCAGATCGACGGCATCCTCGAAACTCTCGGGCGTCACGGCATAGGCAAGGTTGAAGCCGTCGACATCGGTGTCCTCGATCCATTCCTGCATCAAATCGGCGACCGTTTGCGGCGAGCCGACGAAAACAGGGCCGAAACCGCCGACGCCGACCCAGTCGGCCATTTCGCGCACCGTCCATTCCTTGGTCGGATCGATTGTCGTGAAGGTCTCGACGGCCGATTGCACCGCATTGGTATGGCAGTGCCGCAGCACTTCGTCCGGCCCGAACTGGCCGAAATCGATGCCGGTCCAGCCGGAAATCAGCGTCAGCGCGCCTTCGAAGGAGGCGTATTTGCGATATTCGTTGAACTTGCGCTGCGCTTCCGCATCGGTCTCGCCGAGAACCACGGTCTGCAGATTGAAGGCGAGGATTTCGCGCGGGTTGCGGCCGATACGTTCGGCCGCCTCGCGGACATTGGCGACGTAGCGCTTCAGCACGGGCTTTGACGGAGATGCGACGAAGATGCATTCGGCATGGGCGCCGGCGAAATCCTTGCCGCGGCTGGAGGCGCCGGCCTGATAGAGCACCGGCGTGCGCTGCGGCGAGGGTTCGCTCAAGTGAATGCCGGGCACGTTGAAATGCTTGCCGGAATGGCGGATCGGGTGGACTTTTTCTGGATGGGTGAAGATGCCGCTTTCCCGGTCGCGGACGACCGCGCCGTCCTCCCAGCTTCCCTCCCAGAGCTTGTAGCAGACCTCGAGATATTCCTCGGCGAGATCGTAGCGGTCATCATGCTTCG
Proteins encoded:
- a CDS encoding GGDEF domain-containing protein; translated protein: MLVSDMQVVDTKAIAQQANSSLQEAWHLGCSGRSVEALTLAGEILADAKARGDDRLAAQCDTDIAWYCFQIGKAELGLTHVRRAVDFWKLTGERKQEACARAYFGWLLLELGLPEEAIEEATRALDLADKAADPKAQSLATNVIGIIFWCNKQPDRAILMSERSVELARSIGNKNYECWWLINLGGAHSEGGYIARALGQPEQEHQMLFRALELTEQALDIAIEIGDSWAARLCLGNQAEFYSHLGEHEKALQCMARYQLFQENSYVRDRQQYLYTLGQIYNNSGKFTEALSPLLEAVELIDAGGSFDSYVQIYLYLSQAYEGLGQFDPALETHKKYHQAYLRNSAENTQRRARLAEIYYETKRFKEVAETESKRAETLEASYQKLQEQTDILANAVYLDALTGLYNRKYLDSRFKELTSEKRPYSIAMLDVDHFKSINDNFSHMIGDRVLSAIGTILRSQLRITDQAIRFGGEEFVVLFAGAPRGAADLCERLRSAIERWDWSEICNGLHVTISIGVAGTLSAKSPNEVLAIADQNLYAAKNSGRNRVVA
- a CDS encoding glycerophosphodiester phosphodiesterase, whose translation is MTRLLDAQGLEISHEGHRTRLKWHRLRKRFADPLFSAEVMAEGFAAGASMELDLRVRGDGGFVVLHDEDLEGETTGHGPVAEKSIGDLSDIRMQEGDRPLIFSEDLAAMMQSTHATALLQFDMKDDFEAIGARGIAHLAAHFQDIAASVIVSGGSLDLIVAVKEKLPHLLRGIDPTDKLYDIRKASGWKAVEAELRADLRGPTEPDTIYLHWPLILDAANESLDMIALCQDEGKRVDAWTFTLKDPEAGFSEEEWRGFSTLMALKPDQITTDEAPATERAWRRRMAE
- a CDS encoding pyridoxal-phosphate-dependent aminotransferase family protein; amino-acid sequence: MPDLGWNPLHGVPSYPAERYAVLADRIGGILRSRNDILLVQAEAVVALEAAAVSLARPGLTALNIITSSYGGWFGQWLRRGGAAVADIVAEPSLPIEIEAVAEALQTGPKIDVLALVHAESASGILNPLPEILALARARGVVTIVDAVASIGGHRLDVDDLGIDIAVIGPQKALGGPAGVSALSVSHRAWELILRDGAPRDSILSLADLKTWVDSGRRGLPGTPASLEFFALETALDRVEAEGLENVVARHALAASATRAGLSALGAPAWVPTAKASNLVTAVPVPEALAPAALIAAAGQLGVELSEGVGTAPARLLRLNHTGPRAAFQAVLSNVVAYGSALRQAGHAADIAAASEVMSAAYSR
- a CDS encoding ABC transporter ATP-binding protein; its protein translation is MNDTLLSVENLSKGFSSSIRRVAALDNVSLTISAGETLGLVGASGSGKSTLSRILLRLLACDTGSIRFEGADWLALNGASLRRKRARMQMVFQDPLAAFNPLATVGAVLDDPLRIHGIAGKDRRPGEIATLLERVGLTADHAARPVRSLSGGQRQRVAIARAIATRPSLLVLDEAVSALDVTVRGRILELLVGLQKEQGIACLFISHDLAVVRAVSHRIAVMDGGRIVETGPAAAVVAAPQSEAARALVAAVPHLVTDPC
- a CDS encoding ABC transporter ATP-binding protein, whose product is MSGIFCSLRKLSVTYGRDRNGAAALDGVDLDIVAGERLAIIGESGSGKSTLARALAGLLPEGAKVGGEMLWSGLGHPPRPGRDFGLVFQDPGSSLNPVLTIGEQVAEGARRHLGLSWKQAYIRAWELLERVRIPQPDKAMRAFPHQLSGGQRQRVAIAAAIAARPALLIADEATSALDVVVQSEIVRLLDGLVREDGMTLLFITHDIALASGFVDRIAVFRNARLVEAGPVRSVLSASKSDYTAALIASHRDLATPPLIAEVLP
- a CDS encoding ABC transporter permease, coding for MSWLRRLLRTPEGAAGLAILFVLLLAGLLAPVISPGDPLKIAGRALLTPFADPAFPFGTDRLGRDVLAGLLYGARTSLAVGLAAAFSAMVLGLCVGLAAGFAGGLIDEALMRVVDAFQIVPAFLLALAFVSTIGVSTPIVVLAIALGTWADPARLTRAQVLAIREQDYVASARVIGMHPAEIAFREILPNALPPVLALSATIVAGAILTEAALSFLGLGNPNIATWGSMIAEGRSVLRSASYLSVIPGAALAVTVLGVHLFSEGLGKALGDDDVGAA
- a CDS encoding ABC transporter permease, which translates into the protein MRRAIILLRRRAISSIPVLLIVVIFTFFLLESASGDAVDAYLGSIGGGDAALRQSLRESYGLDQSMFARLWLYLSSLARLDLGWSVAFGRPVGALIAERLPNTLLLMGSATALSFGLGSAFGILAGARPGSFRDRLLSIGSLIVYAIPSFWLGLVLSIAFSVKLRWFPIAGIETIASGKTGFSRALDISDHLVLPVGALALIYLALFLRVMRSGMAEAWRLDFVLFARAKGLSRSRIVLRHVARNALLPLVTMLGLQSAAMLGGSVVIESVFAIPGFGRLAQEAVNGRDAPLLMGIVVTSAILVISVNFLVDLVYAALDPRIGASEGGV
- a CDS encoding ABC transporter substrate-binding protein, which translates into the protein MTVSSISRRTLMKGTALLLASTALARQALAQAAPAGGRLIVAADSEPKNLNPAIVASNGVFFVASKVIEPLAEASFDGKDGLAPRLATSWEGSDDGLSVTFKLRDGVTWHDGKPFTSVDVAFSALNVWKPLQNLGRLVFANLEAVDTPDDYTAIFRFSKPTPFQLIRNALPVVTSVVAKHIFDGTDITTSPANNTLTGTGPFKFAEHKPGEYYRLTRNENYWDKEQPKLDEIVFRVLPDREAAGSALEAEEIQLAAFSAVPLADLDRISKVAGIKVISKGYEALTYQLVVEINHRRKELADLRVRQAIAQAIDKKFVVDTIFLGYAAASTGPVPKNAPQFYTPDVAAYDFNPAAANDILDKAGYKQGADGNRFTLKLRPAPYFNETRQFGDYLRQALAVIGINAEIVNADAAAHQKAVYTDHDFDLAVGPPVFRGDPAISTTILVQSGTPASVPFSNQGGYVNPELDKIILQASETIDTAARTDLYRKFQQLVVADLPLINVAEWGFITVARDTVLNVSNNPRWAVSNWGDTALQS
- a CDS encoding LLM class flavin-dependent oxidoreductase gives rise to the protein MTREIRLNAFDMNCVGHQSPGLWRHPRDKSWTYKDLDYWVHLAKTLERGKFDGLFIADVLGVYDVLNGNVDAALRHSAQVPVNDPLQLIPTMAYETEHLGFGLTASLSFEHPYTFARRISTLDHLTKGRVGWNIVTSYLNSGALNIGQPAQTKHDDRYDLAEEYLEVCYKLWEGSWEDGAVVRDRESGIFTHPEKVHPIRHSGKHFNVPGIHLSEPSPQRTPVLYQAGASSRGKDFAGAHAECIFVASPSKPVLKRYVANVREAAERIGRNPREILAFNLQTVVLGETDAEAQRKFNEYRKYASFEGALTLISGWTGIDFGQFGPDEVLRHCHTNAVQSAVETFTTIDPTKEWTVREMADWVGVGGFGPVFVGSPQTVADLMQEWIEDTDVDGFNLAYAVTPESFEDAVDLLVPELQKRGVYKTDYAKGTLREKLGGAGPRLVAPHPGAAYRNLFGEPARVAANG